In Sorghum bicolor cultivar BTx623 chromosome 10, Sorghum_bicolor_NCBIv3, whole genome shotgun sequence, one genomic interval encodes:
- the LOC8065132 gene encoding xyloglucan endotransglucosylase/hydrolase protein 22 → MRSTALVAFVAVACLAAVAHGGNFYKDTEMTWGQGRGKVVDGGRGLDLTLDRTSGSGFQSKSEYLFGKIDMQIKLVPGNSAGTVTTFYLSSQGPTHDEIDFEFLGNVSGEPYTLHTNVFTGGQGQREQQFRLWFDPTKDFHTYSVVWNPQHVIFAVDGTPIRDFKNHEARGVGFPRTQPMRLYASLWNADDWATQGGRVKADWTQAPFVASFRGFSADACVWANGKQQCPVGTMAAAATGGRRGGPGSWWNQQLSDMSYRRMRWVQRKFMIYNYCTDAKRFPQGVPAECKLR, encoded by the coding sequence atgAGGTCGACCGCGCTTGTTGCGTTCGTGGCGGTGGCGTGCCTAGCGGCCGTCGCACACGGCGGCAACTTCTACAAGGACACGGAGATGACCTGGGGGCAAGGCCGTGGCAAGGTGGTGGACGGCGGGCGCGGGCTGGACCTAACCCTGGACAGGACCTCCGGCTCCGGCTTCCAGTCCAAGTCCGAGTACCTCTTCGGCAAGATCGACATGCAGATCAAGCTGGTGCCAGGCAACTCGGCCGGCACCGTCACCACCTTCTACCTCTCCTCGCAAGGCCCCACCCACGACGAGATCGACTTCGAGTTCCTCGGCAACGTCTCCGGCGAGCCCTACACGCTGCACACCAACGTGTTCACCGGCGGCCAGGGCCAGCGCGAGCAGCAGTTCCGCCTCTGGTTCGACCCCACCAAGGACTTCCACACCTACTCCGTGGTGTGGAACCCGCAGCACGTGATCTTCGCCGTGGACGGCACCCCGATCCGCGACTTCAAGAACCATGAGGCCCGCGGGGTGGGGTTCCCGCGGACGCAGCCGATGCGGCTGTACGCGAGTCTCTGGAACGCCGACGACTGGGCCACGCAGGGCGGCCGCGTCAAGGCGGACTGGACGCAGGCGCCGTTCGTCGCGTCGTTCCGTGGGTTCAGCGCTGACGCGTGTGTGTGGGCGAATGGGAAGCAGCAGTGCCCTGTGGGaaccatggcggcggcggcgacgggggGACGGCGCGGAGGCCCTGGCAGCTGGTGGAACCAGCAGCTTAGTGACATGAGCTACCGCCGCATGCGCTGGGTGCAGAGGAAGTTCATGATCTACAACTACTGCACCGACGCCAAGCGGTTCCCGCAGGGGGTGCCCGCCGAGTGCAAGCTCCGGTGA
- the LOC8063813 gene encoding xyloglucan endotransglucosylase/hydrolase protein 22 → MRVSGGRLRRLLAVTVVLSVALSLATAAAGGGEHNFRRDFDVVWGAGNARFRDGGRTVELSLDERTGARLQSKQRYLFGKFDLEMKLVPGESAGTITSFYICTGGARHDEVDFEFLGNASGEPYLLHTNIFSDGRGEREQQFALWFDPTRGFHTYTILWNPHSIILYVDGVPIRVFANNAAAGVPFPARQPVRVFASIWDAEDWATQGGRVRTDWNRAPFVATYRRYNVTNACVWEDEEDGGGGNGGRVRCPTTAVAGSGRRRRAAAWMAQRMDWWSWMTLSWVRMNYMVYDYCADRRRFPHEFPPECAIPIGRS, encoded by the exons ATGCGCGTCTCTGGTGGCCGTCTACGCCGGCTGCTGGCCGTCACCGTCGTGCTCTCCGTCGCGCTGTccttggcgacggcggcggcgggaggcggCGAGCACAACTTCCGCCGGGACTTCGACGTGGTGTGGGGCGCGGGAAATGCGCGGTTCCGCGACGGCGGGCGGACCGTGGAGCTGTCCCTGGACGAGCGGACGGGCGCGCGGCTGCAGTCCAAGCAGCGCTACCTCTTCGGCAAGTTCGACCTCGAGATGAAGCTCGTCCCCGGCGAGTCCGCCGgcaccatcacctccttctat ATTTGCACGGGCGGCGCGCGACATGACGAGGTGGACTTCGAGTTCCTGGGGAACGCGAGCGGGGAGCCATACCTGCTGCACACCAACATCTTCAGCGACGGGCGTGGGGAGCGGGAGCAGCAGTTCGCGCTGTGGTTCGACCCCACGCGGGGCTTCCACACCTACACCATCCTGTGGAACCCGCACAGCATCATCCTCTACGTCGACGGCGTCCCGATCCGTGTCTTCGCCAACAACGCCGCGGCGGGGGTGCCGTTCCCGGCGCGGCAGCCGGTGCGGGTGTTCGCTAGCATCTGGGACGCCGAGGACTGGGCCACGCAGGGCGGCCGCGTCAGGACCGACTGGAACCGCGCGCCTTTCGTCGCCACCTACCGCCGGTACAACGTCACCAACGCCTGCGTCTGGGAGGATGAGGAGGATGGAGGTGGTGGTAATGGTGGGCGGGTGCGGTGCCCGACGACGGCGGTGGCGGGCAgtgggcggcggcggagggcggCGGCGTGGATGGCGCAGCGGATGGACTGGTGGAGCTGGATGACGCTCAGCTGGGTGCGCATGAACTACATGGTGTACGACTACTGCGCTGACCGGAGGCGGTTCCCGCACGAGTTCCCGCCCGAGTGCGCCATCCCCATCGGCAGATCGTGA
- the LOC8063814 gene encoding xyloglucan endotransglucosylase/hydrolase protein 24: MASSAAPMKTLVLAAAMLLLLVHGGVAGGGNFYQDVDITWGDGRGKILNNGQLLTLSMDRSSGSGFQSKSQYLYGRFDMQLKLVPGNSAGTVTTFYLSSQGSAHDEIDFEFLGNASGEPYTVHTNVYSQGKGGREQQFRMWFDPTADFHAYSVLWNPSHIVFYVDGVPIREFRRRNDGAVPFPTSQPMRVYASVWDAEEWATQGGRVKTDWSKAPFVASYQGYAAAGCTAPDAAACARSNGAWMSQELDSAAQGQLRRAQASYMIYNYCTDKYRFPQGPPPECSSPAK, translated from the coding sequence ATGGCCTCTTCCGCCGCTCCCATGAAGACGTTGGTTCTGGCGGCGGCGATGCTGCTACTGCTGGTGCACGGGGgagtcgccggcggcggcaacTTCTACCAGGACGTGGACATCACGTGGGGCGACGGCCGTGGCAAGATCCTGAACAACGGGCAGCTCCTGACGCTGTCCATGGACAGGTCCTCCGGGTCGGGGTTCCAGTCCAAGTCCCAGTACCTCTACGGCCGCTTCGACATGCAGCTGAAGCTGGTGCCAGGCAACTCCGCCGGCACCGTCACCACCTTCTACCTCTCCTCGCAGGGCAGCGCCCACGACGAGATCGACTTCGAGTTCCTCGGCAACGCGAGCGGAGAGCCCTACACGGTGCACACCAACGTGTACAGCCAGGGGAAAGGCGGGCGGGAGCAGCAGTTCCGGATGTGGTTCGACCCCACCGCGGACTTCCACGCCTACTCGGTGCTCTGGAACCCTTCCCACATCGTCTTCTACGTCGACGGCGTCCCCATCCGCGAGTTCCGCCGCCGAAACGACGGCGCGGTGCCGTTCCCGACGTCGCAGCCGATGCGGGTGTACGCCAGCGTGTGGGACGCCGAGGAGTGGGCCACGCAGGGCGGGCGTGTCAAGACGGACTGGTCCAAGGCGCCCTTCGTCGCGTCGTACCAGGGGTACGCCGCCGCCGGCTGCACCGCGCCCGACGCCGCCGCGTGCGCCAGGTCCAACGGCGCCTGGATGTCGCAGGAGCTCGACAGCGCCGCGCAGGGGCAGCTCCGCCGGGCGCAGGCCAGCTACATGATCTACAACTACTGCACCGATAAGTACCGCTTCCCGCAGGGACCGCCGCCCgagtgctcgtcgccggccaagtAG